From one Chryseobacterium sp. 3008163 genomic stretch:
- the tsf gene encoding translation elongation factor Ts → MSYSPAAADVAKLRNQTGAGMMDCKKALVEAEGDFEKAVDILRKKGQKVAANRADRDSSEGAVIARVNEDNTLGTVISLNCETDFVAKNEAFIELAYEIAEMAIFAATKEELLATDFHGMTVAEKLIEQTGVIGEKIEIGAFERITGPFLGAYIHAGNKIAAITSLSAKVDGADEAAKAVSMQAAAMNPIALDETKVSQDTIDKELEIERHKLTEEGKPANIIENILKGKMQRFYKDNTLVHQDFIKDSSISVADYVKSVNADLKVTGFVRVSLA, encoded by the coding sequence ATGTCTTATTCACCAGCTGCTGCAGACGTAGCAAAATTGAGAAACCAAACAGGTGCAGGTATGATGGACTGCAAGAAAGCTTTAGTTGAAGCAGAAGGAGACTTCGAAAAAGCAGTAGATATCCTTAGAAAAAAAGGACAAAAAGTTGCTGCTAACAGAGCTGACAGAGATTCTTCTGAAGGTGCAGTAATCGCTAGAGTAAACGAAGATAACACTTTAGGTACTGTTATCTCTTTAAACTGTGAGACTGACTTTGTTGCTAAAAACGAAGCATTTATCGAGCTAGCTTACGAAATCGCTGAAATGGCTATTTTCGCTGCTACAAAAGAAGAATTATTGGCTACAGATTTCCACGGAATGACTGTTGCTGAGAAATTAATCGAGCAAACTGGAGTTATCGGTGAGAAAATCGAGATCGGTGCATTCGAAAGAATTACAGGACCTTTCTTGGGAGCTTACATCCACGCTGGAAACAAAATCGCTGCAATCACTTCACTTTCTGCAAAAGTAGACGGTGCTGATGAAGCTGCTAAAGCTGTTTCTATGCAGGCTGCTGCAATGAACCCTATCGCTCTTGACGAAACTAAAGTTTCTCAGGATACAATCGATAAAGAATTGGAAATCGAAAGACACAAACTTACTGAAGAAGGTAAGCCTGCAAACATCATCGAAAACATCTTGAAAGGTAAAATGCAGAGATTCTACAAAGACAACACTTTGGTACACCAAGATTTCATCAAAGACAGTTCTATTTCTGTTGCTGATTACGTAAAATCTGTAAACGCTGACTTGAAAGTTACAGGATTTGTAAGAGTAAGCTTAGCTTAA
- a CDS encoding DUF6759 domain-containing protein codes for MRKLFLILFLSIFCLGFSQKKKKGKAKVVAEKETVIIYTETEAETSNEPRIIAGFLKQNPGHARTDFFKKRLITIIMADNSPEAKPTIKPISKDKIENIVNNSELNKGKNLGTNVKTTSTPERNVTYASVGGASKKAEPSDKAKKTASMLTHLFNNDPSDKEAYINIKNRSNCRLIVKISGKKYYNLDVPAKGQNFVLIEKGDYVLTTMVCDAKYSSLKKITKDIEIQLDVAD; via the coding sequence ATGAGAAAATTATTTCTGATCTTATTCCTCTCCATATTCTGTCTTGGCTTCTCTCAAAAGAAGAAAAAAGGCAAAGCAAAAGTAGTCGCCGAGAAAGAAACGGTCATTATTTATACAGAAACAGAAGCTGAAACTTCTAACGAACCCAGAATTATCGCAGGTTTTCTAAAACAAAATCCCGGTCATGCAAGGACTGATTTTTTTAAGAAAAGATTGATTACCATCATTATGGCTGACAATTCACCGGAAGCAAAACCCACAATAAAACCAATTAGTAAAGATAAAATTGAAAATATTGTAAACAATAGTGAACTTAATAAAGGGAAAAATTTAGGCACAAATGTAAAAACTACCTCTACGCCGGAAAGAAACGTGACCTATGCAAGTGTAGGAGGTGCAAGTAAAAAAGCAGAGCCAAGCGATAAAGCGAAAAAAACGGCATCAATGCTGACTCATCTTTTTAATAATGATCCGAGTGATAAAGAAGCTTACATCAATATCAAAAACAGATCAAACTGCAGACTGATCGTAAAAATAAGCGGAAAAAAATATTATAATCTCGACGTTCCTGCAAAAGGGCAAAACTTCGTATTGATTGAAAAAGGAGATTATGTACTGACGACAATGGTGTGTGATGCCAAATATTCTTCATTGAAGAAGATTACAAAAGATATTGAGATACAGCTGGATGTTGCTGATTAG
- a CDS encoding acetyl-CoA carboxylase carboxyltransferase subunit alpha translates to MEYLSFELPIKELMDQYQTCSLVGEESGVDVKLACSQIEDKIIDTKKQIYGNLTPWQRVQLSRHPDRPYTIDYIKGMVDKGSFLELHGDRNFADDPAMIGGLATLDGQRVMLIGTQKGRTTKERQHRRFGMPNPEGYRKALRLMKLAEKFKIPVITLVDTPGAYPGLEAEERGQGEAIARNIFEMTMLKTPIFTYIIGEGASGGALGIGVGNKVYMLENTWYTVIAPESCSSILWRNWDHKEDAANALNLTPKDALREKFIDGIIEEPLGGAHYDPETTYLNLKTSILQNIKAFSKFTGKELETQRQDKFIAMGQFKG, encoded by the coding sequence ATGGAATATTTAAGTTTCGAACTTCCTATAAAAGAACTGATGGATCAGTATCAAACCTGTTCATTGGTAGGAGAAGAAAGTGGTGTTGATGTAAAATTAGCATGCAGTCAGATCGAGGATAAGATTATAGATACCAAAAAACAGATCTATGGAAATCTTACGCCTTGGCAAAGAGTACAGTTATCGCGTCATCCGGATCGCCCTTATACAATCGACTATATCAAAGGTATGGTAGACAAAGGAAGTTTCTTAGAACTTCACGGTGACAGAAACTTTGCAGATGATCCTGCGATGATCGGAGGTTTGGCGACTTTAGACGGTCAAAGAGTGATGCTCATCGGTACTCAAAAAGGGAGAACCACCAAAGAAAGGCAACACAGAAGATTCGGAATGCCGAATCCTGAAGGATATAGAAAGGCTTTAAGACTAATGAAATTAGCTGAAAAGTTCAAAATTCCTGTGATCACTTTAGTAGATACGCCGGGAGCTTACCCAGGATTGGAAGCTGAAGAAAGAGGTCAGGGTGAAGCCATTGCAAGAAATATTTTTGAAATGACGATGCTGAAAACTCCTATTTTCACATACATTATCGGCGAAGGAGCGAGTGGCGGAGCTTTAGGAATTGGTGTTGGTAACAAAGTTTACATGTTGGAAAACACTTGGTACACCGTAATTGCACCGGAAAGCTGTTCTTCAATCTTATGGAGAAACTGGGATCACAAAGAAGATGCAGCAAATGCATTGAATCTGACTCCAAAAGATGCTTTAAGAGAAAAATTCATCGATGGAATCATTGAAGAACCTCTTGGAGGAGCTCATTACGATCCTGAAACTACTTACTTGAATTTAAAGACTTCGATTTTGCAAAACATCAAAGCGTTCTCAAAATTCACAGGCAAAGAACTGGAAACCCAAAGACAAGATAAGTTTATTGCGATGGGGCAATTTAAAGGATAA